A segment of the Crinalium epipsammum PCC 9333 genome:
ATAACCCCGGTGGATAGTAGGACTTCTTCAAGATTCATAGTATGGTCACTCGGAACGAAATAACCCCTCGTATGCTCTCTCGGAGGTCGAAGACCGAGAGTAGGTAGCTAACCGGATGCTGCGAGGTGGTGGGATTGTATCAGAAGCAAACGCCTTGCTGTAATGGCTTGGATAGGCTGACAGATACACGGTGATAAGGATTGAATAGTCTCAAGTAGTAAGTAAAATGTCTAAAACACTGAGCAATCAAGTGGTGGAATGGAACAAGGTGGACTGGCGCAAGCTAGAAATCCGTGTTTATAAGCTTCAAAAGAGAATATTCAGAGCCTCTAGTCGTGGTGATTTGAAGGCAGTTCGCAGACTCCAAAAGACTCTGATGAGGTCAACGTCTGGGAAGATGCTGTCGGTGCGTCGTGTGACACAAGATAACCAGGGGTGCGGCTCGTTTGCGGCTAATACATAACCCGCAGTAAGTACGTCAAGGCAGAACCTTGAAAATCTTATAACTGTTCCTTGGATGTAGGTGAAAGTCCTACCCTTCAAGGTTAGAAGTGACTCCCTATCTGTCCACGCCGAGGTTAATCACTAGAGCGAAGCTGGAAGCAGGGCGCAATCAGAGCCAAATCAGATAGGCACACTGGCGCTAATGGGGGGATACTATGGTGAACTTAATGTGAAGCACCTGAAAAAGCGTCTTATATCTAAGCGAGAATCTGGTTAAATCTCGACTTGACTACCTATAAACCCGCAGCACATCCCTGGAATAGCTGCATAACCTTGGGTTGGTAGTAGGCGAAGTGGTGACACCTAAAGTATCAATCAATCTAAGGAACGGAACGAGTAAAAACGTCTCTAACTTCTCAGGGTTGACAACCAGAGTGGAGGGAAATGATTAACCCCTTACCGGAAAGAGGCGGGTAGGATGGGGGCGGAAACTGCCCCCAGCAACCGAGAAATCTAGAAATGGATTAGACCATGCTTAGACAAACGGACTGCAATCAACTTGGATACAGGTAGATGATAACACTGGGATTGTTAGCAGCACGTATTGAAGCAGATGGGCAATCTCCCAAGCCCGGAAGAACGGCTAAGAAAGGACTAGACGGAACATAGACTGACAATCTAAGGAAAACGCACGTCATGCGAACAAGTTGAACGGACTGAAGCTGTAACTGTCCAGCTTAAAGGGGAATACAAAGCCTCCAAATGTTCGGAAGATTCAAGACGGTGATGAGGTGGAAGTCGATTCCTGAAAACGGTTTATGAAGGGGATTTTGGGTATAACCCAGTTACCCATAGGTTGCTAGGAGCCGGATGCGATGAAAGTCGCACGTCCGGTTCTGAAGGAGAGGTGCATCGCAGTAATGCGGACATCGACTCTAACTAAGAAAACAGCCGGAGTAGACGGAGTTAAATCACTTTCGCCCGTCCAAAGGTTAGCACTGGTAAAAAAACTTGTGCTAAAGGGGAAGTCCAAACCTACTCGTAGGGTATGGATAGACAAACCAGGAACAGACGAAAAGCGTCCTCTTGGTATTCCCACGATGTACGACAGGGCGCTTCAGGCGTTAGTCAAATTGGCGCTTGAACCGGAGTGGGAAGCACGATTTGAACCCAACTCTTATGGCTTCCGACCAGGACGCTCATGCCATGATGCGGTCGATGCGATATTTAACGCAATTAGGTACAAAGCAAAATATGTGCTAGATGCCGATATTGCCAAATGTTTCGACAGAATCAATCACGGGGAACTTCTCAAAAAGCTAAACACATTCCCAACCCTAAAGCGCCAGATAGGAGCATGGCTTAAATCGGGAGTAATGGATGGTAAGCAATTGTTCCCCACATCTGAGGGTACGCCACAAGGCGGGGTCATTTCTCCGTTATTAGCGAACATTGCCCTTCACGGGATGGAAGAAAGGATAAAGCAGGTAGCAGAAACACTACCAGGGCGTAAGGCACATAATCACCAAGCCCTAAGCCTAATCCGCTACGCCGATGACTTTGTGATACTGCACGAAGATATAACCGTTGTCAAAAGATGTTCTGAGATTATCTCCGAGTGGTTAAAAGGCATGGGATTAGAACTGAAACCAAGTAAAACACGCCTTGCCCACACATTATTAGAACATGAAGGGAAAGACGCAGGGTTTAACTTTCTTGGCTTTAACGTCAAGCAGTACCCAGTAGGAAAATATAACACGGGACACTGCAAAGGAAAACCACTTGGATTCAAGACACTCATCAGACCCAGCAAAGAAAAGATAAAGATACACTATGACCGAATTGCAGAGATAATAGACCAGCATAAAGCAGCCCCACAAGCTGCGCTGATAGCCCATTTAAACCCAATCATTAGAGGGTGGGCTAACTATTATCGAGCAGTTGTTAGCAAAGAAACATACGCCGAGCTATCGACAAAAGTGTACCAGAAGTTAAAAAGCTGGGCAAAACGCCGCCACTCGAATAAATCGGGAAAATGGGTAACTGAAAAATATTGGCAAACCATAGGTGGAGATAATTGGGTATTCGCAACCAGGCAGGAAGGTGAAAACCCTCTGCGGTTACTAAAGCATAGCGCAACCGAAATAGTGCGTCATGTGAAGGTTAAAGGCGAAGCCAGTCCTTACGATGGCAACCTAGTTTATTGGAGTACAAGAATGGGCAAAAACCCTGAAGTGCCATCTACGGTGGCAACCCTGTTGAAGAAACAGAAAGGGAAATGCGCCCACTGCAAACTGCATTTCACAGAACAATCGGTGATGGAAATTGACCATATCATTCCTAAGTCGAAAGGTGGAAAGAATGAGTACAAAAATTATCAATTACTTCACCGACATTGCCACGATGAAAAGACTGCTAGCGATGGTAGTCTCGGTACAAAATCTGGCTGTAATAGTGCCAAGCCAAAATCCACTCCAAAAGGTAAGAAGAGTGATAAATCCTCAGAAATTGGGGTTTATCGTGATTCTAAATTTGCCCACCTTGATTTCAGTAAAATCTGGAAAAAGGGAATAAAAGGGGAAGTTATGACACCGGAAGAACAAGAATATTTCCGAGTGCTATCAAATTAGGAGTATTGGATGAGAGGTATCAATGAAAATGACCTTATTACTGAGGAGCCGTGTGAGGTGAAAGTCTCAAGCACGGTTCTGAAGACGAGCGGTTTTCGTGAGGGAATCGCTTAGTTTAACAATATTACTCCTGGTCAGCTATCGTTGTTTGAATACTCAGGAACCATGACCTACAATCTAATTAATTAGAGTAGCTTTTTAAGTTCCCAAGGTCGCAGACGCTACCGCGCCTTCACTTGAATAGCAAGCGCCGCAGGCATTATCATCCATAGAAAAATTATGGAAAGAAGCAAACCTAAAACTAAAATACAACCTCAACAAGCTGAATTATTTCGATGTCGCATATCTCCCTAGTTTTTACATAGTTAAGGAATGGTGTCTTTTCAGCCAATTAGGGCATTAACTCAAGAATCACTTGCCAGACTTCAACAAAAAAACGAGAATGAATCTAATCTCTACCTAGGAAGAATTAATCTATATAGTTCAGATTTAATCCAGCTACTCTTTAATGAAACAGTAGATAGAGAAGCCACTTCTCTACGCCTTAAAAAAATTAGCTCGGACTACAAAGCCGGAACACGTGGAATAGGCAGCCGTTCTTTCGCCATCAAGTCAAAACTTATTACATCCGAGTTTATTACTGTTGATGAGCTTCTGATCGAACGAGGTATTGACTCTTGTAAATATAGTAGAGGTGGAATAATTATTCCCCCTGGGGCTTCTGGACGGATGGGTCTTTATATTAAATGTTTCAGTATAGATCTCAACGCCGATTCTCAAAAAAATCATAACCAGTTGATTTATAACCGAGTATCTGGTTTGCCAGGATTAAAAATAACCTTTGGGTAAATTCCTTCTTCCAGTGCTACAGATTTTTTGAGGCACTCTAACAGGGTGGGTTGATTGGGTTGCAGTTCCACTCCCAAGTAGGTGGTTAAGTTGTGCTGTGGGTCTGCATCAACCATGAGAGTATAGTAGCCCAGACTAGCAATCTTGCGCCCAAAAAATAGTGAGACTGTGGTTTTGCCTTGACCTCCACTGAGGGAAGTGATTGCGACTGTTAACATAAACATTTTAGCAATTGCTAAATCATTTATTTTAGCAAGTTATCTTTTAATAAAATGGCATGACCGTGCCAAAACGGGAAAATCGTACGCTAAGGCTGAAAGCCTTTACCCGTCTTGCTTGTAGAAACTATTATTCTGGCTTGGTGCAGAGTATAGCCTATACTCTGCATCTTGCTACTGGGGTGAAATTAACGTAATTTCAGGGCTTGAGATTTGATACCGATTTCTTAACGTACAATTTTCCTTTTTTGGCACGGTGACCCCAAATTAGCTTTTTGGTAATTTAGCAAACACGTATCCTGTTTTTTCCTTTCTTTGGAATACCGATTGCGAGGGCGAAAAGAGTTTTAAGGTAGAATGCTTAGTACAAAAGGAAACGTTGAGTGGTAATCTGTATGGAAAATAACCAAGTATTTCGGGTCAATACTCCTCAAGTTGTTTGTGAAACGATCGAGGGAGAAGTGGTTATTGTCCATCTAGAAAAAGGTTACTACTACAGCCTATTGAAAACTGGAGCAGACGTTTGGAGTAGAATTGAGCGTCGGATTGACTGTTACAGCCTAATTCAGGAAATGACGCAAGCATATGACGGTAGTGCCAAGGAAATTGCTACCGCTATTGATGAGTTTTTAGAAAACTTGCAGCGTGAGGAACTCATTATCACTGATTCAACTATGGAATCTGTAAATACAGATAACAACACTAAAGAAATTGCTGAAATAACTAACAAGCCATGCTTTGAGAAACCCATGTTGGAGAAGTTCACTGACATGGAAGATTTACTTCTGCTTGATCCGATTCATGAAGTCGATGTGGAAGCCGGATGGCCCAACGCGAAAACAGCCTAAGTCACGATGAACGATCGCATTCCCCTTGTTAGCCGCTATAGATTAACCAAAAAGCAGGAACTATTGCTCCAAGCGGCACTTTTACAGGGAAAAGCCGCACTGAGCGCATGGGAGCAATGGCAGTCTTCGGTCGATATCGAAGTCTTAGACGCTGAGTCCCATGTACTACTGCCGCAACTTTACCGAAATTTATTGACTCATGGTGTCGAAGATCCTCAGATGGCAAGGCTTAAGGGTATCTATCGGCGCACTTGGTATGCCAATCAACTGCGGCTCAAACAACTAAAAATACTGTTATCCCATTTAAAGAACGCGGGAATCGAAGCGATTGTGCTTGGCGATGCTGCCCTCGGCTCTTGCCAAGACGAAACTTATCGTCCGATTTCTAACTTTCATCTCCTGGTTCGCTCCGCTGAATTAGAGGGGGCAATTCAACAGTTAAGTTGTCTAAATTGGCAAGCCTCTAGTGCTTTAACACACCAATTGATCCACTTACAGGACGATCGGGAAAACTCGCTTTATTTACAGGGGCATCTTTTCTGGGCAATTCCTCAAGACTATATCGATGAGCAAGTTTGGAAGTATGCGATTCCCAGTGGTAACAACCAACCAAGCTGGATGCTTAGCCCGACCGATCAGCTTTTGGATGGGTGTGTCAGGACATTTTTTAAAGGTAGATCGCGTCAGATTTATGGAATAGCCGATGCGCTGATGCTGATTCGGAAGTCGGGTAACGATCTCGACTGGATGCGACTCATCACCCAAGCACAGCGATATCAAATGATTTTGCCAGTGCGGAATATGCTGATCCTGTTGCAGCAGGTGTTGCAGCTTTCGATTCCAAGTTGGGTGTT
Coding sequences within it:
- the ltrA gene encoding group II intron reverse transcriptase/maturase, with the protein product MKVARPVLKERCIAVMRTSTLTKKTAGVDGVKSLSPVQRLALVKKLVLKGKSKPTRRVWIDKPGTDEKRPLGIPTMYDRALQALVKLALEPEWEARFEPNSYGFRPGRSCHDAVDAIFNAIRYKAKYVLDADIAKCFDRINHGELLKKLNTFPTLKRQIGAWLKSGVMDGKQLFPTSEGTPQGGVISPLLANIALHGMEERIKQVAETLPGRKAHNHQALSLIRYADDFVILHEDITVVKRCSEIISEWLKGMGLELKPSKTRLAHTLLEHEGKDAGFNFLGFNVKQYPVGKYNTGHCKGKPLGFKTLIRPSKEKIKIHYDRIAEIIDQHKAAPQAALIAHLNPIIRGWANYYRAVVSKETYAELSTKVYQKLKSWAKRRHSNKSGKWVTEKYWQTIGGDNWVFATRQEGENPLRLLKHSATEIVRHVKVKGEASPYDGNLVYWSTRMGKNPEVPSTVATLLKKQKGKCAHCKLHFTEQSVMEIDHIIPKSKGGKNEYKNYQLLHRHCHDEKTASDGSLGTKSGCNSAKPKSTPKGKKSDKSSEIGVYRDSKFAHLDFSKIWKKGIKGEVMTPEEQEYFRVLSN
- a CDS encoding ParA family protein; translation: MLTVAITSLSGGQGKTTVSLFFGRKIASLGYYTLMVDADPQHNLTTYLGVELQPNQPTLLECLKKSVALEEGIYPKVIFNPGKPDTRL
- a CDS encoding PqqD family protein — encoded protein: MENNQVFRVNTPQVVCETIEGEVVIVHLEKGYYYSLLKTGADVWSRIERRIDCYSLIQEMTQAYDGSAKEIATAIDEFLENLQREELIITDSTMESVNTDNNTKEIAEITNKPCFEKPMLEKFTDMEDLLLLDPIHEVDVEAGWPNAKTA
- a CDS encoding nucleotidyltransferase family protein — its product is MNDRIPLVSRYRLTKKQELLLQAALLQGKAALSAWEQWQSSVDIEVLDAESHVLLPQLYRNLLTHGVEDPQMARLKGIYRRTWYANQLRLKQLKILLSHLKNAGIEAIVLGDAALGSCQDETYRPISNFHLLVRSAELEGAIQQLSCLNWQASSALTHQLIHLQDDRENSLYLQGHLFWAIPQDYIDEQVWKYAIPSGNNQPSWMLSPTDQLLDGCVRTFFKGRSRQIYGIADALMLIRKSGNDLDWMRLITQAQRYQMILPVRNMLILLQQVLQLSIPSWVLPALYQMPIAQTEWLNYQVLAGDKRSLARSILAQGIRPLNHLETKLFQLKHRSFPGKQILKNLLIPKKSALE